A stretch of Myxococcus hansupus DNA encodes these proteins:
- a CDS encoding AraC family transcriptional regulator, with product MDDSLLRGTYGTALGNQMLGYALSRGFRESDVLRIMQTDRRTLTDPDARLSFGPALRFWEHVVRTLGDPAVPIQFAEMISPGDLGVVGFAAITSTSVREGIHRAVRYYALLADTARILLSEEREGLRLQFVRVSAPGLGMRVMNENSIASILHVLRLASGLDFDPVEVAFRHPAPNPVATHRRFFRTVRFEADWEGLIVPTSVLDRPPAGTKEPMGAFFERYATSQLRGLRASQSFTDRVRSSILELLSEGEPRMASVAQRLGTTERTLRRRLEEEQVSFSELIDEVRRTAARTHLMDPRVSVSDLAFLLGFSEVSAFSRAFKRWYGTSPRAFRQHPS from the coding sequence ATGGACGACTCCCTTCTGCGCGGCACCTATGGCACGGCGCTGGGCAATCAGATGCTGGGCTACGCGCTCTCCCGCGGATTCCGGGAGAGCGACGTCCTGCGCATCATGCAGACCGACCGCCGCACGCTGACGGACCCGGATGCGCGGCTGTCCTTCGGTCCCGCGTTGCGGTTCTGGGAGCACGTGGTGCGCACGCTCGGGGACCCCGCCGTCCCCATCCAGTTCGCGGAGATGATTTCGCCGGGCGACCTGGGCGTCGTCGGCTTCGCGGCCATCACCTCCACCAGCGTCCGTGAAGGAATCCACCGCGCGGTGCGCTACTACGCGCTGCTGGCGGACACCGCGCGCATCCTCCTGTCGGAGGAGCGCGAGGGTTTGCGGCTCCAATTCGTCCGCGTCAGCGCCCCGGGGTTGGGCATGCGCGTGATGAACGAGAACTCCATCGCGAGCATCCTCCACGTGCTGCGGCTGGCCAGCGGGCTGGACTTCGACCCCGTCGAAGTGGCCTTCCGGCATCCCGCGCCGAATCCCGTGGCCACGCACCGCCGCTTCTTCCGCACGGTCCGCTTCGAGGCGGATTGGGAAGGGCTCATCGTCCCTACGTCGGTGCTGGACCGGCCGCCCGCCGGGACGAAGGAGCCCATGGGCGCCTTCTTCGAGCGATACGCGACGTCCCAGCTCCGAGGCCTGCGCGCGAGCCAGTCGTTCACGGACCGCGTGCGCTCCTCCATCCTGGAGCTGCTGAGCGAAGGCGAACCCCGCATGGCGTCCGTGGCCCAGCGGCTGGGCACCACGGAGCGGACCTTGCGGCGGCGACTCGAGGAGGAGCAGGTGTCCTTCAGCGAGCTCATCGACGAGGTCCGGCGCACCGCCGCGCGGACCCACCTCATGGATCCGCGCGTCAGCGTGTCCGACCTCGCCTTCCTGCTGGGGTTCTCCGAGGTCAGCGCCTTCAGCCGCGCCTTCAAACGTTGGTACGGAACGTCACCTCGGGCGTTTCGCCAACACCCCAGCTAG
- a CDS encoding pirin family protein, with amino-acid sequence MSQQPEAVLRVEPLGGMPWRTPDPFLFCVHHNDKYPTGNERMGPSASLAGRNIGQDFEGRDGWNMYHGSVVPGFPQHPHRGFETVTVVRSGLLDHSDSLGAAARFGGGDVQWLTAGAGINHSEMFPLLQREQPNPVELFQIWLNLPRANKLVAPHFSMLWRHVIPRQVATDSEGRTTEVTVVAGALGDLKAPPPPPKSWAAQAEADVAIWTLKLAPGARWTLPAAAPGSNRMLYFFLGSGLRAGGRTIPAGHSIDLRSDVAVELENGADTAELLMLQGRPIGEPVVQYGPFVMNSRQEIQQAFADYQRTGFGGWPWPNNDPVHAREEGRFARHADGRIERPT; translated from the coding sequence ATGAGTCAGCAGCCTGAAGCCGTCCTTCGTGTGGAGCCGCTCGGTGGCATGCCGTGGCGCACGCCCGACCCGTTTCTCTTCTGCGTGCATCACAACGACAAGTACCCCACGGGAAATGAGCGCATGGGGCCGTCCGCCTCGCTCGCGGGCCGGAACATCGGCCAGGACTTCGAGGGGCGGGACGGCTGGAACATGTACCACGGCAGCGTGGTGCCCGGCTTTCCCCAGCACCCGCACCGTGGGTTCGAGACAGTCACGGTGGTGCGCAGTGGCCTGCTCGACCACTCGGACTCGCTGGGCGCGGCGGCGCGCTTCGGTGGGGGGGACGTGCAGTGGCTGACGGCGGGCGCGGGCATCAACCACTCGGAGATGTTCCCGCTGCTCCAGCGTGAGCAGCCGAACCCGGTGGAGTTGTTCCAGATCTGGCTCAACCTGCCGCGCGCGAACAAGCTCGTGGCGCCTCACTTCTCCATGCTGTGGCGTCATGTCATCCCCCGGCAGGTCGCGACGGATTCGGAAGGCCGCACCACCGAGGTCACGGTGGTGGCCGGGGCGCTGGGCGACCTGAAGGCGCCGCCGCCACCGCCGAAGTCCTGGGCGGCGCAGGCGGAGGCGGACGTGGCCATCTGGACGTTGAAGCTGGCCCCGGGCGCGCGGTGGACGCTGCCCGCGGCGGCGCCTGGCAGCAACCGCATGCTGTATTTCTTCCTCGGCTCCGGACTGCGCGCGGGCGGCCGGACGATTCCGGCCGGGCACAGCATCGACCTGCGTTCGGACGTGGCCGTGGAGCTGGAGAACGGCGCGGACACCGCGGAGTTGCTGATGCTCCAGGGCCGGCCCATTGGGGAGCCCGTCGTTCAGTACGGACCGTTCGTGATGAACTCGCGCCAGGAAATCCAGCAGGCCTTCGCGGACTACCAGCGCACCGGCTTCGGTGGCTGGCCGTGGCCCAACAACGACCCGGTCCACGCGCGTGAGGAGGGCCGCTTCGCCCGCCACGCGGATGGGCGCATCGAGCGGCCGACCTGA